One window of Flavobacteriales bacterium genomic DNA carries:
- a CDS encoding tetratricopeptide repeat protein yields the protein MATKRTRSFGKWRTATLVGVHLLFIAHFIHWKLRGRTLAPLEFNEVLYTIHQGIVTAGFIFMALVMVATLFFGRFFCSWGCHILALQDACGWMMDKLRIPRTSIRSRTLVWIPFVVMGYLFIWPQILALFHGLDPASLHVVEASAAGGWSSFSTDNLWRNLPPPGIAVLTFFICGFLIVYLLGSRGFCFQACPYGALFSIADQFAPGRIALNVAKDCTSCGLCTKACTSDILVHKELAQHGMVTNPRCMKDLDCIAACPEDAITYGFRKPPLFRKGHPLGTYAGRYSFSLGEDILLAVVFLIAMFIFRGLYDAVAFLMAVGLSVCTAYLVLMGFRLWKRKTMKVRGLVLRSDGRLHSAGVAYGVVVLALVAFTLHSGFVQFLTWQGKSAFKELAGAPAGKIDRTELDEAISHYEKALYYGLVAPIDRRKELANLYLLAGQAPKAITLLEGIVEQDPEHVEARYRLGELAMAAGDRKRALEHWRKTLELGTPRPHGKDEELLGNAALQVGIDLAGAGKMDEARAMFQRSLQGMPGDPRPQLALSALESAAGHDDAAIDLLEQALRNGAEEALVRNNLGALHLRQGHWQEALFQYDRLVQLRPGDSNAQYTLGVVQARTGDTSGARSTLQHALALDPGNARARTALSVLDHQGGGAGNALNEQ from the coding sequence ATGGCGACTAAGCGGACCCGCTCGTTCGGCAAGTGGCGCACGGCCACCCTCGTGGGCGTACATCTGCTTTTCATCGCCCATTTCATCCACTGGAAGCTGCGCGGGCGCACCTTGGCGCCGCTGGAGTTCAACGAGGTGCTGTACACGATCCATCAAGGCATCGTAACGGCGGGCTTCATCTTCATGGCGCTGGTGATGGTGGCCACCTTGTTCTTCGGCCGCTTCTTCTGCTCGTGGGGATGCCACATCCTGGCTTTGCAGGATGCATGCGGCTGGATGATGGACAAGCTGCGCATCCCGCGGACCTCGATCCGTTCGCGCACCTTGGTCTGGATCCCTTTCGTGGTGATGGGCTACCTTTTCATCTGGCCGCAGATATTGGCCTTGTTCCACGGGCTGGACCCCGCATCGCTCCATGTGGTAGAGGCCAGTGCAGCAGGTGGCTGGTCCTCATTCAGCACGGACAACCTCTGGCGTAACCTCCCGCCACCGGGCATCGCTGTGCTCACTTTCTTCATCTGCGGTTTCCTCATCGTTTACCTGCTGGGCAGCCGCGGCTTTTGCTTTCAGGCTTGCCCGTACGGTGCGCTCTTCAGCATCGCCGACCAGTTCGCCCCGGGGCGTATCGCTCTGAACGTCGCCAAGGATTGCACCTCATGTGGCTTGTGTACCAAGGCCTGCACCTCGGACATCCTCGTGCACAAGGAGCTGGCCCAGCACGGCATGGTGACGAATCCGCGCTGCATGAAGGACCTTGACTGCATCGCGGCCTGCCCCGAGGATGCCATCACCTACGGGTTCCGGAAGCCGCCCCTGTTCCGCAAGGGCCACCCGTTGGGCACCTATGCAGGCCGGTACAGTTTCTCCTTGGGAGAGGATATCCTGCTGGCGGTGGTCTTTCTGATCGCGATGTTCATTTTCCGGGGGCTGTACGATGCCGTCGCCTTCCTGATGGCCGTGGGCCTATCGGTGTGTACCGCTTATCTCGTTCTGATGGGTTTCCGCCTGTGGAAACGGAAGACCATGAAGGTCCGTGGACTGGTGCTGCGGAGCGATGGCCGGTTGCACTCGGCCGGTGTCGCTTACGGTGTGGTCGTGCTGGCCTTGGTGGCGTTCACGCTCCACAGCGGTTTTGTGCAATTCCTCACCTGGCAAGGAAAGTCCGCGTTCAAGGAATTGGCCGGTGCGCCTGCCGGAAAGATCGACCGCACCGAGCTCGACGAAGCCATCTCCCATTACGAAAAGGCATTGTATTACGGTCTGGTCGCACCCATTGACCGGCGCAAGGAACTGGCGAACCTCTATCTGCTTGCCGGCCAGGCGCCCAAAGCCATCACCCTGCTTGAAGGCATCGTGGAACAGGACCCCGAACATGTGGAGGCGCGTTACCGGTTGGGCGAGCTGGCCATGGCGGCAGGGGACCGGAAGCGGGCACTGGAACATTGGAGGAAGACCCTTGAACTGGGGACGCCCCGGCCGCATGGCAAGGACGAGGAACTGCTGGGGAACGCCGCGCTCCAAGTGGGGATCGACTTGGCCGGTGCCGGCAAGATGGACGAAGCACGTGCGATGTTCCAACGGTCGCTCCAAGGAATGCCGGGGGACCCGCGCCCGCAGTTGGCCTTGTCCGCGCTGGAAAGTGCCGCAGGACATGACGATGCCGCCATCGATCTGCTGGAACAGGCCTTGCGCAACGGTGCGGAAGAGGCACTGGTGCGGAATAATCTGGGCGCGCTCCATCTTCGGCAGGGGCACTGGCAGGAAGCACTTTTCCAATATGATCGCCTTGTGCAATTGCGCCCCGGGGACAGCAATGCGCAGTACACCCTCGGCGTGGTCCAGGCCCGGACCGGCGACACCAGCGGCGCGCGTTCTACCTTGCAGCACGCTCTTGCGCTCGATCCCGGGAATGCACGTGCCCGGACGGCCTTGTCCGTGCTTGATCACCAAGGGGGTGGTGCCGGGAACGCGCTTAACGAACAGTGA
- a CDS encoding multicopper oxidase domain-containing protein has product MRPLFLTSVAVLSISSAFAQQPLAIPPALDEDTFHLNVGQHTHQFYPGMNTTTLGVNGDYLGPTLIFHRGDTARLRVHNGLTQVTTMHWHGMHVSGDMDGGPQRTIDPGMDWDVKYDVVNPAGTYWYHPHPHMLTGTQATRGIAGLIIVQDDEESALDLPRTYGVDDIPVVLQDRRFLASGEFVVGPYGDSVLVNGTPHPYLDLPAQMVRLRLLNGSNSRVYRVGLQDSSMFTMIAGDGGLLNAPVPLQRLDLSNGERAEVLLDLTGMEGDSLLLMSFGSELPVTVPGSANILWETSALNGIDFPLLRIRVQAPTTNPVTSIPAVLGSATPIPEAQAVRTRVKTITGNGMVGMGMFLINGQVFNINVVNDTVQLDATEIWTYVNNSNMAHPMHVHGVSFFVLDRNGVAVAPEEAGAKDVVLVDRFETVRTIMRFEHLSNGYPYMYHCHNLMHEDNMMMLQFIVTDPNMGITEATASAHVRMFPNPTSSTVTYEAPFAVRSTTIMDLTGRVLQRAPGSGNTEGSIAMGSFPAGLYTIVLDGPGSSARVRVVRE; this is encoded by the coding sequence ATGCGTCCACTTTTCCTCACATCCGTTGCCGTGCTTTCCATTTCCAGTGCCTTCGCCCAGCAGCCGTTGGCCATTCCGCCAGCGCTGGACGAGGACACTTTCCACCTGAACGTGGGCCAGCACACGCACCAGTTCTATCCCGGCATGAATACCACCACACTGGGCGTGAACGGCGACTATCTCGGCCCTACATTGATCTTCCATCGAGGGGATACGGCAAGGCTGCGCGTCCACAACGGGCTCACGCAGGTCACCACCATGCACTGGCACGGTATGCACGTGAGCGGCGACATGGACGGTGGTCCGCAACGCACCATCGACCCCGGCATGGACTGGGACGTGAAGTACGACGTGGTAAACCCGGCGGGAACGTACTGGTACCATCCGCACCCGCACATGCTCACCGGAACGCAGGCCACGCGCGGGATCGCCGGTTTGATCATCGTGCAGGACGATGAGGAATCCGCGCTGGACCTGCCCCGCACCTACGGCGTTGACGACATTCCCGTGGTGTTGCAGGACCGTCGTTTCTTGGCCAGCGGCGAATTCGTCGTTGGACCTTACGGTGATTCAGTGCTGGTGAACGGAACGCCGCACCCTTACCTCGACCTGCCCGCACAAATGGTGCGGCTGCGGCTGTTGAACGGATCCAACTCGCGTGTTTATCGTGTCGGGCTGCAGGACAGTAGCATGTTCACCATGATCGCCGGTGACGGTGGGCTGTTGAACGCTCCGGTACCGCTACAACGCCTGGACCTCAGCAACGGTGAACGCGCCGAAGTACTTCTGGACCTTACCGGAATGGAGGGCGACAGCCTGTTGCTGATGAGCTTCGGCAGCGAGCTTCCCGTCACCGTGCCCGGCAGCGCCAATATCCTCTGGGAGACCAGTGCGCTCAACGGCATCGACTTCCCCTTGCTTCGCATCCGCGTGCAGGCGCCCACCACAAACCCGGTCACGAGCATCCCCGCCGTGCTGGGCAGTGCAACGCCTATACCCGAGGCACAAGCCGTGCGCACCCGCGTGAAAACGATCACCGGAAACGGCATGGTGGGCATGGGCATGTTCCTGATCAACGGCCAGGTCTTCAACATCAACGTGGTGAACGACACGGTGCAACTGGACGCCACGGAGATCTGGACCTACGTCAACAACTCCAACATGGCGCATCCCATGCACGTCCACGGCGTCTCGTTTTTCGTGCTGGACCGGAATGGTGTTGCGGTGGCACCCGAAGAGGCCGGAGCGAAGGACGTGGTGCTGGTGGACAGGTTCGAAACGGTGCGCACGATCATGCGCTTCGAGCACCTGAGCAATGGCTACCCCTACATGTACCACTGCCACAACCTGATGCACGAGGACAACATGATGATGCTGCAGTTCATCGTGACGGACCCGAACATGGGGATCACAGAGGCAACGGCTTCCGCACACGTGCGCATGTTCCCGAACCCCACATCCTCCACCGTAACCTACGAGGCACCGTTCGCCGTGCGGTCCACTACCATCATGGATCTCACGGGGCGTGTCCTTCAACGTGCTCCGGGAAGCGGAAATACAGAGGGCAGCATCGCCATGGGATCATTCCCGGCGGGGCTGTACACCATCGTGCTGGATGGGCCCGGATCATCGGCACGGGTCCGTGTGGTGCGGGAATAA
- a CDS encoding cytochrome b/b6 domain-containing protein: MEKRSYPAIYRIVHWAIAVSFMLLLITIFLRLTWMNKYNVAAIIQDQLAVTGQQLSQDQAIAMAKKIRQPMWDWHIYTGYALTGLFALRFMLPAFGRMKFQNPLGKGLSTTAKFRKWTYLIFYAFVVVSLVTGLLIVWGPKGWKEPLEQVHVLSIYYLLGFIVVHLAGVLKAEFTDRKGIISSIVSGPDDAGR; this comes from the coding sequence ATGGAAAAGAGAAGCTATCCCGCCATCTACCGGATCGTCCACTGGGCCATCGCGGTTTCATTCATGCTGTTGCTGATCACGATCTTCCTGCGGTTGACATGGATGAACAAGTACAACGTGGCGGCCATCATCCAGGACCAGCTGGCCGTTACGGGGCAACAGCTCTCCCAAGACCAGGCCATCGCCATGGCCAAGAAGATCAGGCAGCCGATGTGGGACTGGCACATCTACACGGGCTATGCGCTCACGGGCTTGTTCGCGCTCCGCTTCATGCTTCCCGCCTTCGGGCGAATGAAGTTCCAGAACCCGCTGGGCAAAGGCTTGTCCACAACGGCGAAGTTCAGGAAGTGGACCTACCTCATTTTCTACGCCTTTGTGGTCGTCTCATTGGTCACCGGGCTGCTGATCGTCTGGGGGCCGAAGGGATGGAAGGAGCCGCTGGAGCAGGTGCATGTGCTGAGCATCTACTACCTACTGGGGTTCATCGTGGTCCATTTGGCAGGTGTGCTGAAGGCTGAGTTCACGGACCGGAAGGGGATCATTTCAAGCATTGTAAGTGGCCCTGATGATGCCGGACGATAA
- a CDS encoding cytochrome-c peroxidase, with protein MNKSLLAGLLLIPVLLASSCKRDSVEPTAATSGPSGTPVDLAGPGYFPQMTVPANNPTTQEGIQLGRRLYYDPLLSTNGPRAGRSCSSCHSQELGFSVPTVPPGFLNVLPHVNLGWSTNFLWKGNVQGTLEDIMRFEVEEFFEVDVSVLQNDPDYPQLFQSALGSSTITQDAVSKALAQWFRSMISSNSRLDQYLRYEIGLTPSEMNGMMVYLTETGDCFHCHGFPLLTDNAFHNIGLDSVFTGNDQGRYMITGNSTDMGAFKSPSLRNIAQTGPYMHDGRFATLEEVVEHYNSGVRPSASLDPIMTKPGKETGLNLSPQQKADLVAFLHTFTDQTFLTDTALASPF; from the coding sequence ATGAACAAATCCCTTCTTGCGGGCCTCCTCCTCATCCCGGTGCTTCTGGCCTCCTCCTGCAAACGGGACTCGGTTGAACCAACAGCGGCCACTTCCGGCCCATCCGGAACACCCGTGGACCTCGCAGGGCCGGGATACTTCCCGCAGATGACCGTACCGGCCAACAACCCCACCACGCAGGAAGGCATCCAACTGGGGCGCAGGCTCTACTACGACCCCCTCCTCTCCACGAACGGCCCCAGGGCAGGCCGTTCGTGCAGTAGCTGCCATTCCCAGGAGCTGGGCTTCAGTGTGCCCACCGTCCCCCCCGGTTTTCTCAACGTGCTGCCCCATGTCAACTTAGGCTGGAGCACTAATTTTTTGTGGAAGGGCAACGTGCAGGGCACGCTGGAGGACATCATGCGCTTCGAGGTGGAGGAGTTCTTTGAAGTGGACGTGAGCGTCCTGCAGAATGACCCCGATTATCCGCAGTTGTTCCAATCGGCATTAGGCAGCTCCACGATCACGCAGGATGCGGTGAGCAAAGCATTGGCACAATGGTTCCGCAGCATGATCTCCTCCAACAGCCGGCTGGACCAGTATCTCCGGTACGAGATCGGGCTCACGCCCTCGGAGATGAACGGGATGATGGTCTACCTCACTGAGACAGGCGATTGCTTCCACTGCCACGGATTCCCGCTCCTCACGGACAATGCCTTCCACAACATCGGGCTGGACTCGGTCTTCACGGGCAATGATCAGGGCCGCTACATGATAACGGGCAACTCCACGGACATGGGGGCCTTCAAGTCCCCTTCCCTGCGGAACATCGCACAGACCGGGCCCTACATGCACGACGGCCGGTTCGCCACACTGGAGGAAGTGGTGGAGCACTACAACTCCGGCGTGAGGCCTTCGGCCAGCCTTGACCCGATCATGACCAAGCCCGGCAAGGAGACGGGGCTGAACCTTTCCCCGCAGCAGAAAGCCGACCTGGTGGCCTTCCTGCACACCTTCACCGACCAGACCTTCCTGACCGACACGGCATTGGCCAGCCCCTTCTGA
- a CDS encoding OsmC family protein gives MTHDVDAVWMGKMQFNALVGGHTVIMDGPERAGGEDQGPIPKPFMLTALAGCTGMDVVALLRRAEKPLDRFEVRVSGEITKSHPIQYSSVHVIYEMHGEAAHEEEALRVVDRSQNELCGVSAMIKRALPVTWEVTYNGVERFNNKEAEVVGA, from the coding sequence ATGACACACGACGTGGATGCGGTATGGATGGGAAAGATGCAGTTCAATGCACTGGTGGGCGGCCACACGGTGATCATGGACGGTCCCGAGCGCGCAGGCGGGGAGGACCAAGGGCCGATCCCGAAGCCCTTCATGCTCACCGCGCTGGCGGGCTGCACCGGCATGGACGTGGTAGCGCTGCTGCGCAGGGCGGAAAAGCCGCTCGATCGTTTCGAGGTCCGCGTTTCCGGGGAGATCACCAAATCACACCCCATCCAGTATTCCAGCGTCCACGTGATCTATGAAATGCACGGTGAAGCGGCACATGAGGAAGAAGCCCTTCGCGTGGTGGACCGCTCCCAGAATGAGCTGTGCGGGGTGAGCGCCATGATCAAGAGGGCCTTGCCCGTCACATGGGAGGTGACCTACAATGGGGTCGAGCGCTTCAACAACAAGGAGGCAGAGGTCGTCGGCGCGTAG
- a CDS encoding T9SS type A sorting domain-containing protein has product MRHLYLLLLLLLMVRTGTATAQCTTNNATSCACPDGSQDCDLLPDVTISWYALLNYLSGPNEEAGRIYVTGSTPNIGMGPLEVRGVDLDGYRRFTCGTDTFTVYDPNAQQQFACPNGGTAKQLTTQRIFHKNGPTMTSRERVMPQGMTYHPTHGHTHYDQWGIYSLRIPEAGVTDPREWPILGQGYKLGFCLMDYNSCGSSSVTNHCKDDNTVYNAGNSLTTSDFPNYGLGGPYGCSMVRQGISSGYTDIYSEYLDGMWINIPANTCNGDYWIVYEVDPLNVVEEANEENNFTAVPITLTQQSSSAPPMAAIHCDEQAYVCPGGQVKLQANAGVSYQWSNGATTNSIMADPGTYSVVVTTYCGTATSAPFTVTELPQPGPPVVEDALVCEGGIAVLTTTASDPVWADAQGNTLGTGSSYETPPLYASTTYQVTSTNTLAGALLHGGKLDNSGGGNYHAGGIALKFDAQKSFRLKSVRLFAGSAGMRTIEVVDVVGVVRHTRSAFVPAGESRMDLDFDILPGTDYTLTVAGQVDLWRSTSTVSYPYTIGDVATLTTSSVGSSYYPYFFDWEVEVGGGQCASAPTMVQVEVEICTGVNEPLSLRGFEVYPNPSNGFSEISLHLLAPAEVLLDLTDALGRNVRTERFHAVSGQVLRPLDTSVLPKGIYLLSLRIEGRLFQRRLVVQ; this is encoded by the coding sequence ATGCGACACCTTTACCTTCTGCTCCTTCTGCTGTTGATGGTCCGGACCGGTACGGCCACGGCCCAATGCACCACCAACAATGCCACCTCCTGCGCCTGCCCTGACGGGAGCCAGGATTGCGACCTGCTTCCGGACGTGACGATCTCGTGGTATGCCCTGTTGAACTACTTGAGCGGGCCCAACGAGGAGGCTGGCCGGATCTATGTGACCGGCTCCACACCGAACATCGGCATGGGGCCCTTGGAGGTGCGCGGCGTGGACCTCGACGGCTATCGGCGTTTTACCTGCGGTACGGACACCTTCACGGTGTACGACCCGAACGCGCAGCAGCAGTTCGCCTGCCCGAACGGCGGCACGGCCAAGCAGCTCACCACCCAGCGCATCTTCCACAAGAACGGACCGACCATGACCTCCCGGGAGCGCGTGATGCCGCAAGGCATGACCTATCACCCCACTCACGGGCATACGCACTACGACCAATGGGGCATCTACAGCCTGCGGATACCGGAGGCAGGGGTGACGGACCCGCGGGAATGGCCGATCCTGGGGCAGGGCTACAAGCTCGGCTTTTGCTTGATGGACTACAATAGCTGTGGCAGCTCATCGGTAACGAACCATTGCAAGGATGACAACACCGTGTACAACGCGGGGAACAGCTTGACGACATCGGATTTCCCGAATTACGGGCTCGGCGGGCCTTACGGCTGCAGCATGGTCCGCCAAGGGATCTCCTCGGGCTATACCGATATCTACAGCGAGTACCTCGATGGCATGTGGATCAACATTCCCGCCAACACCTGCAACGGCGATTACTGGATCGTCTATGAGGTGGACCCGCTCAATGTGGTGGAGGAGGCCAATGAGGAGAACAATTTCACCGCCGTGCCCATTACGCTGACCCAGCAGTCCTCTTCCGCCCCGCCCATGGCCGCCATCCATTGCGATGAGCAGGCTTATGTATGCCCTGGCGGTCAAGTGAAACTGCAAGCCAATGCAGGCGTCTCCTACCAGTGGTCCAACGGTGCTACGACCAATTCCATCATGGCAGACCCCGGTACGTACTCTGTAGTGGTGACCACGTATTGCGGTACGGCCACCTCCGCGCCGTTCACCGTTACGGAACTCCCCCAACCCGGGCCGCCCGTGGTTGAGGATGCCTTGGTCTGTGAAGGCGGGATCGCCGTGCTCACCACCACCGCTTCAGATCCGGTATGGGCCGATGCCCAAGGAAATACACTGGGGACCGGATCCAGCTATGAAACACCTCCGTTGTACGCCTCCACCACCTATCAGGTGACCAGCACGAATACGCTGGCCGGTGCCCTGTTGCACGGTGGGAAGCTCGATAACAGCGGGGGAGGCAACTACCATGCGGGAGGGATCGCCCTGAAATTCGATGCGCAGAAGTCCTTCCGGCTGAAGTCCGTGCGGCTCTTCGCGGGCAGTGCGGGCATGCGCACCATCGAAGTGGTGGACGTGGTCGGCGTGGTGCGCCATACACGTTCTGCCTTCGTTCCCGCCGGCGAATCGCGCATGGACCTGGACTTTGATATCCTTCCAGGAACGGACTACACGCTCACTGTTGCCGGCCAAGTGGACCTCTGGCGCAGCACCAGCACCGTTTCCTATCCTTACACCATCGGCGATGTGGCCACCCTTACCACGTCGAGCGTGGGCTCGTCCTACTATCCCTATTTCTTCGATTGGGAAGTGGAAGTGGGCGGTGGGCAATGTGCCAGTGCGCCCACCATGGTACAGGTGGAGGTGGAGATCTGCACGGGGGTGAATGAGCCGCTGTCGCTGCGCGGCTTCGAAGTATATCCGAACCCGAGCAACGGCTTCTCCGAGATCTCTCTGCACTTGCTGGCACCGGCCGAGGTGCTGTTGGACCTCACCGATGCGCTGGGCCGGAACGTCCGTACCGAGCGCTTCCACGCAGTAAGTGGCCAAGTGCTGCGACCGCTCGACACGAGCGTGTTGCCCAAGGGCATCTATCTGCTTTCCCTGCGGATCGAGGGGCGCCTCTTCCAGCGCAGGCTGGTGGTCCAATAG
- a CDS encoding cytochrome c: MAHRSIPFILLFFMLITAFRLSQGTGDPWKAPAEADALVDPLAKDAKAVTKGARVFTSLCWTCHGMQGKGDGPNAAVLTVHPADLGSPGIQAQSNGALYWKLTHGRGEMASYEQVLSREQRWAVVHYLRTLKHGPDEK; encoded by the coding sequence ATGGCACACCGATCGATCCCCTTCATCCTCCTTTTTTTCATGCTGATCACAGCCTTCCGACTTTCCCAAGGCACGGGCGACCCATGGAAGGCCCCGGCGGAAGCTGACGCCTTGGTGGACCCCTTGGCCAAAGATGCCAAGGCTGTCACAAAGGGAGCACGGGTTTTCACCTCGCTCTGCTGGACTTGCCACGGTATGCAGGGCAAAGGCGATGGGCCGAACGCGGCCGTGCTCACGGTCCACCCGGCCGATCTGGGTTCACCGGGGATCCAGGCCCAATCCAACGGCGCTTTGTACTGGAAGCTCACCCACGGGCGCGGGGAGATGGCCTCCTACGAACAGGTGCTTTCGCGCGAGCAGCGCTGGGCCGTGGTGCATTACCTGCGTACCTTGAAACACGGTCCGGATGAAAAGTAG
- a CDS encoding carboxymuconolactone decarboxylase family protein, with protein MDAHNTSEQRKPTPEEVIPGSIRFRAEYKRKFSFLEMYRSFVCVPSAIMCMVGNNKSKLVDPDLVRRIQLAVTEVNGCAACSYEHAKRALRQGMSGAEISSFLSGADGFIKPEEAKAIVFAQHFADSRGFPKEYAYEAIVREYGEKKARIMLAAAQVMIAGNMYGIPYSAFQSRLKGKPFKDSSLFFELGMLIGGVLCLPVAILHAVLRGSFDLENERLDRSTTDQRTTGNIEQ; from the coding sequence ATGGATGCGCACAATACAAGCGAACAGCGGAAGCCGACACCGGAGGAAGTGATACCCGGGTCGATACGCTTCAGAGCGGAGTACAAGCGCAAGTTCAGTTTCTTGGAGATGTACCGCTCTTTCGTATGCGTGCCAAGCGCGATCATGTGCATGGTCGGGAACAACAAGAGCAAGTTGGTGGACCCCGATCTCGTGCGGCGGATACAATTGGCCGTGACCGAGGTGAACGGTTGTGCAGCGTGTTCCTATGAGCATGCCAAGAGGGCCCTGCGCCAAGGGATGAGCGGTGCGGAGATCAGCAGCTTCCTAAGCGGAGCGGATGGCTTCATCAAGCCCGAGGAAGCAAAGGCCATCGTGTTCGCCCAGCATTTTGCGGACTCACGGGGCTTTCCGAAGGAGTACGCCTATGAAGCGATCGTGAGGGAATACGGGGAAAAGAAAGCGCGCATCATGCTCGCTGCGGCCCAAGTGATGATCGCCGGGAACATGTACGGCATACCCTACAGTGCCTTCCAGTCCCGGCTCAAGGGAAAGCCCTTCAAGGACAGTTCCCTGTTCTTTGAGCTGGGGATGTTGATAGGCGGTGTGCTTTGCCTGCCGGTCGCGATCCTTCATGCGGTCCTACGGGGCTCGTTCGACTTGGAGAACGAACGGCTGGACAGGTCCACTACCGATCAACGGACAACGGGAAACATTGAACAATGA
- a CDS encoding cytochrome-c peroxidase yields MRISTGYLFVMLLASCGGGSTTPTLPPAAGSTADQLEIDKALRVQALNYFQPLPEVVVHPAVPDTPEKVALGAKLFMDPQLSSDGTISCNSCHQLDKYGVDGTPTSTGVRGQLGTRNSPTVYNAALHNMQFWDGRAVDVEEQAGMPVMNPVEMGIPSEGTLVKKLKRIADYSPLFSTAFPADKDPLTYANIREAIGAFERTLLTPSRFDDFLKGDATALTPSESAGLLTFMEVGCTTCHTGAAMGGTMLQKFGVHADFRPLTGSSPDDQGRKDVTGAEGDRDLFKVPGLRNITKTAPYFHDGRVAELDKAIRIMGTVQLGKELSDQQVTDLKAFLEVLTGVVPATAKVSAATP; encoded by the coding sequence ATGCGCATTTCAACAGGCTATCTTTTCGTAATGCTGCTGGCTTCCTGCGGAGGGGGCAGCACAACGCCGACCCTTCCCCCTGCGGCGGGCAGTACTGCGGACCAACTGGAGATCGACAAAGCATTGCGGGTTCAGGCATTGAACTACTTCCAGCCCCTGCCGGAGGTGGTGGTGCATCCGGCCGTGCCGGATACGCCGGAGAAGGTCGCTCTTGGTGCTAAGCTCTTCATGGACCCACAACTCTCCTCGGACGGTACTATCAGTTGCAACTCTTGCCACCAGCTGGACAAGTATGGCGTGGACGGCACGCCCACTTCCACGGGAGTGCGCGGTCAATTAGGTACGCGCAATTCACCCACGGTATACAATGCCGCGCTGCACAACATGCAGTTCTGGGACGGGCGTGCTGTCGACGTGGAAGAGCAGGCCGGTATGCCGGTGATGAACCCCGTGGAAATGGGGATCCCATCGGAAGGTACCTTGGTGAAGAAGCTGAAGCGGATAGCGGACTATTCACCTTTATTCAGCACAGCCTTCCCAGCCGATAAGGACCCACTTACATATGCCAACATCCGCGAGGCCATCGGTGCCTTCGAACGAACGTTGCTGACCCCTTCCCGTTTCGATGACTTCCTGAAGGGCGATGCCACAGCGCTTACCCCTAGTGAGAGTGCTGGCCTGCTCACCTTCATGGAGGTGGGATGCACCACTTGCCATACGGGTGCGGCCATGGGCGGTACCATGCTGCAGAAGTTCGGCGTGCATGCCGATTTCCGTCCACTTACGGGGAGCAGTCCTGACGATCAGGGTCGGAAGGATGTGACCGGTGCTGAGGGCGACAGGGACCTATTCAAGGTGCCTGGCCTACGGAATATCACGAAGACAGCACCCTATTTCCACGATGGCCGGGTGGCGGAACTGGACAAGGCTATCCGCATCATGGGTACAGTACAGCTGGGCAAGGAGCTTAGCGATCAGCAGGTAACGGACCTGAAGGCCTTCCTCGAAGTGCTTACAGGTGTGGTCCCCGCCACCGCCAAGGTCAGTGCGGCCACCCCGTGA
- a CDS encoding Crp/Fnr family transcriptional regulator has protein sequence MGKTPAQPVRLDKLIAEHCSPEWRELLREGNTVLTFRKGEHIFSDGQVATHMFMIYKGRVKVVVRQAEGSERIIRVAGDGEVLGHRAIGDKPIYTAAVTALSETRVNSIPMPLFLSTLRANNLFCYHFLLYFTEEMRKLDQDMRDQMELDVPQRVAKTLLRNRDTFGFDETDKRKFAFTLSRKDIASMAGTTYESVIRTLAEFQQQGIIELVGKEIRVLKKRELEKAMRSS, from the coding sequence ATGGGAAAGACACCTGCACAACCCGTTCGCCTTGACAAATTGATCGCCGAACACTGTAGCCCCGAATGGCGGGAACTGCTGCGGGAGGGCAACACCGTGCTCACATTCCGCAAGGGCGAGCATATCTTCAGCGATGGGCAAGTGGCCACGCACATGTTCATGATCTACAAAGGCCGGGTGAAGGTGGTCGTGCGCCAGGCCGAGGGGTCCGAACGCATCATCCGCGTGGCGGGCGACGGCGAAGTGCTGGGCCATCGGGCCATCGGCGACAAGCCCATTTACACCGCAGCTGTCACAGCCTTGAGCGAGACCCGGGTGAACTCCATACCCATGCCCCTCTTCCTTAGCACGCTCCGGGCGAACAACCTGTTCTGCTACCACTTCCTCCTCTACTTCACCGAAGAAATGCGCAAGCTGGACCAGGACATGCGCGACCAGATGGAATTGGACGTGCCCCAGCGCGTGGCCAAAACGCTCCTGCGGAACCGGGACACCTTCGGCTTCGATGAAACGGACAAGCGCAAATTCGCATTCACCCTTTCCCGAAAGGACATCGCCAGCATGGCCGGCACCACCTACGAATCGGTGATCAGGACCTTGGCCGAATTCCAACAGCAAGGCATTATCGAACTCGTGGGAAAGGAGATCCGTGTGCTGAAGAAGCGGGAGCTGGAAAAGGCAATGCGATCGTCCTGA